In Zingiber officinale cultivar Zhangliang chromosome 1A, Zo_v1.1, whole genome shotgun sequence, a genomic segment contains:
- the LOC122019788 gene encoding alpha,alpha-trehalose-phosphate synthase [UDP-forming] 5-like isoform X2, with protein sequence MLSLSSANLLELAAGEDSDFAASPRRFPLLPCLMDDAASIGTDDDAPASPTQRERRIVVTHRLPLRTAPDPSAPVGLAFSWDPDALALQLRAGFPSSSEVVHVGTLAVSIDRAHHASVSRILYERFRCLPVFIPADLHHRFYHDFCKHYLWPLLHYLLPLSPSSLGGLPFDRSLWLSYLSANKLFADRLIELLNPDDDLVWIHDYHLLALPTFLRRRSPRVKLGFFLHSPFPSSEIFRTIPVRDELLRALLNADLVGFHTFDYARHFLTSCSRLLGLDYQSKRGYIGIEYYGRTVTVKILPVGIDMGQLELVMSSKETIAKVLELIATYSDKILMLGVDDVDLFKGIGMKLLAVEQLLEEHPQLRGRAVLVQINNPPRSEGKDVQEVQDEIGSISKRINERFGRPGYQPIVLINRTVPTYEKAAFYAVAECCVVNPVRDGMNLVPYEYTVYRQLSSALADAPKKSMIIVSEFIGCSPSLSGAIRVNPWNVNAVAEAINSAITMSDTEKQLRHEKHYKYVSSHDVPYWARSFDQDLQRACREHFNRRCWGIGFGMSFRVVALGPTFRKLSVEHIVGSYQKTNSRLILLDYDGTMIPQSSIDKKPSYEVISIINRLCTDPKNVVFLVSGRGKDELSKWFAPCEKLGISAEHGYFTSPGL encoded by the exons ATGCTCTCCTTATCCTCGGCAAACCTTCTTGAGCTGGCCGCCGGCGAGGATTCCGACTTTGCTGCCTCCCCCCGCCGCTTTCCTCTGCTGCCTTGTCTCATGGATGACGCCGCTTCTATCGGCACGGACGACGACGCTCCCGCCTCACCGACGCAGCGGGAGCGGCGGATCGTTGTCACCCACCGCCTTCCACTTCGTACAGCACCCGACCCCTCCGCGCCGGTTGGCCTAGCCTTCTCTTGGGATCCCGATGCTCTCGCGCTCCAGCTTCGCGCCGGCTTTCCGTCCTCTTCCGAGGTCGTTCACGTTGGCACCTTGGCCGTCTCCATCGACAGAGCCCACCATGCTTCCGTTTCTCGTATTCTATACGAACGTTTCAGGTGCCTCCCTGTCTTCATTCCTGCCGATCTCCACCACCGCTTCTACCATGATTTCTGCAAGCACTACCTCTGGCCCCTTCTCCACTACCTCCTGCCCCTCTCACCGTCTTCCTTAGGTGGTTTGCCATTTGATCGTTCCCTTTGGCTCTCCTACCTCTCCGCCAACAAGCTTTTTGCTGACCGTCTCATTGAGCTTCTAAACCCCGATGATGATCTCGTGTGGATCCACGACTACCACTTGCTTGCTCTTCCGACCTTCCTTCGAAGGCGCTCCCCGCGTGTAAAGTTGGGTTTTTTCCTCCATTCTCCCTTCCCTTCGTCTGAGATATTCCGTACCATTCCCGTTCGCGACGAACTGCTTCGCGCCCTCCTGAATGCTGATCTTGTTGGCTTCCACACCTTCGACTATGCTCGCCACTTCCTAACCTCTTGCTCCCGGTTACTTGGCTTGGATTATCAGTCCAAAAGAGGATATATTGGTATTGAGTACTACGGGAGGACAGTCACTGTCAAAATTCTCCCTGTTGGGATTGACATGGGGCAGCTCGAATTGGTGATGTCTTCTAAAGAGACTATTGCCAAAGTCCTCGAGCTCATAGCAACATATAGCGATAAGATCTTGATGTTGGGAGTTGACGATGTTGATCTCTTCAAAGGTATCGGAATGAAGTTGCTTGCAGTGGAGCAACTATTGGAGGAGCATCCGCAGTTGAGAGGGCGCGCAGTGTTGGTCCAGATTAATAACCCACCAAGGAGTGAAGGAAAGGATGTGCAGGAGGTTCAGGATGAAATAGGGTCAATCTCTAAAAGAATTAATGAACGTTTTGGAAGACCTGGATACCAGCCCATTGTGTTGATCAATCGCACTGTACCAACCTATGAAAAGGCTGCTTTTTATGCAGTAGCCGAATGTTGTGTGGTGAATCCAGTAAGGGACGGCATGAATTTGGTTCCATACGAATACACAGTCTACAGACAGCTGAGTTCAGCATTAGCAGATGCTCCAAAGAAAAGTATGATAATTGTTTCAGAGTTCATTGGGTGCTCTCCATCTCTTAGTGGTGCTATTCGAGTTAATCCATGGAATGTGAATGCTGTGGCAGAGGCAATAAATTCAGCCATCACAATGTCAGACACTGAGAAACAATTACGGCACGAAAAGCATTACAAGTATGTTAGTTCTCATGACGTTCCATATTGGGCAAGGTCGTTTGATCAGGACTTGcaacgtgcttgtagagagcatTTCAATAGGAGGTGTTGGGGGATTGGGTTTGGAATGAGCTTCAGAGTTGTTGCTCTTGGCCCTACCTTTAGGAAACTATCTGTTGAGCATATTGTTGGCTCGTATCAAAAGACAAACAGTAGGCTCATCTTACTTGATTATGATGGAACAATGATACCACAGTCATCTATTGATAAGAAGCCAAGCTATGAAGTTATTTCCATAATAAATAGATTATGCACTGACCCTAAGAATGTTGTTTTCTTGGTCAGTGGTAGAGGGAAAGATGAGTTGAGCAAATGGTTTGCCCCCTGTGAGAAATTGGGGATCTCTGCAGAGCATGGATATTTCACCAG TCCTGGACTGTAG
- the LOC122019788 gene encoding probable alpha,alpha-trehalose-phosphate synthase [UDP-forming] 8 isoform X1 — protein MLSLSSANLLELAAGEDSDFAASPRRFPLLPCLMDDAASIGTDDDAPASPTQRERRIVVTHRLPLRTAPDPSAPVGLAFSWDPDALALQLRAGFPSSSEVVHVGTLAVSIDRAHHASVSRILYERFRCLPVFIPADLHHRFYHDFCKHYLWPLLHYLLPLSPSSLGGLPFDRSLWLSYLSANKLFADRLIELLNPDDDLVWIHDYHLLALPTFLRRRSPRVKLGFFLHSPFPSSEIFRTIPVRDELLRALLNADLVGFHTFDYARHFLTSCSRLLGLDYQSKRGYIGIEYYGRTVTVKILPVGIDMGQLELVMSSKETIAKVLELIATYSDKILMLGVDDVDLFKGIGMKLLAVEQLLEEHPQLRGRAVLVQINNPPRSEGKDVQEVQDEIGSISKRINERFGRPGYQPIVLINRTVPTYEKAAFYAVAECCVVNPVRDGMNLVPYEYTVYRQLSSALADAPKKSMIIVSEFIGCSPSLSGAIRVNPWNVNAVAEAINSAITMSDTEKQLRHEKHYKYVSSHDVPYWARSFDQDLQRACREHFNRRCWGIGFGMSFRVVALGPTFRKLSVEHIVGSYQKTNSRLILLDYDGTMIPQSSIDKKPSYEVISIINRLCTDPKNVVFLVSGRGKDELSKWFAPCEKLGISAEHGYFTRWKRDAPWESCMLAADFNWKKMAEPVMRLYMEATDGSAIEHKESGLVWHHQEADPDFGSCQAKELLDHLENVLANEPVVVKRGQHIVEVNPQGIGKGIVVENLMATVSSTGKALDFLLCIGDDRSDEDMFESISSYINDPSVLAIREVFACTVGQKPSKAKYYLDDTVEVIKLLQGLGNASCVQPPTSEQLPVAFEGSF, from the exons ATGCTCTCCTTATCCTCGGCAAACCTTCTTGAGCTGGCCGCCGGCGAGGATTCCGACTTTGCTGCCTCCCCCCGCCGCTTTCCTCTGCTGCCTTGTCTCATGGATGACGCCGCTTCTATCGGCACGGACGACGACGCTCCCGCCTCACCGACGCAGCGGGAGCGGCGGATCGTTGTCACCCACCGCCTTCCACTTCGTACAGCACCCGACCCCTCCGCGCCGGTTGGCCTAGCCTTCTCTTGGGATCCCGATGCTCTCGCGCTCCAGCTTCGCGCCGGCTTTCCGTCCTCTTCCGAGGTCGTTCACGTTGGCACCTTGGCCGTCTCCATCGACAGAGCCCACCATGCTTCCGTTTCTCGTATTCTATACGAACGTTTCAGGTGCCTCCCTGTCTTCATTCCTGCCGATCTCCACCACCGCTTCTACCATGATTTCTGCAAGCACTACCTCTGGCCCCTTCTCCACTACCTCCTGCCCCTCTCACCGTCTTCCTTAGGTGGTTTGCCATTTGATCGTTCCCTTTGGCTCTCCTACCTCTCCGCCAACAAGCTTTTTGCTGACCGTCTCATTGAGCTTCTAAACCCCGATGATGATCTCGTGTGGATCCACGACTACCACTTGCTTGCTCTTCCGACCTTCCTTCGAAGGCGCTCCCCGCGTGTAAAGTTGGGTTTTTTCCTCCATTCTCCCTTCCCTTCGTCTGAGATATTCCGTACCATTCCCGTTCGCGACGAACTGCTTCGCGCCCTCCTGAATGCTGATCTTGTTGGCTTCCACACCTTCGACTATGCTCGCCACTTCCTAACCTCTTGCTCCCGGTTACTTGGCTTGGATTATCAGTCCAAAAGAGGATATATTGGTATTGAGTACTACGGGAGGACAGTCACTGTCAAAATTCTCCCTGTTGGGATTGACATGGGGCAGCTCGAATTGGTGATGTCTTCTAAAGAGACTATTGCCAAAGTCCTCGAGCTCATAGCAACATATAGCGATAAGATCTTGATGTTGGGAGTTGACGATGTTGATCTCTTCAAAGGTATCGGAATGAAGTTGCTTGCAGTGGAGCAACTATTGGAGGAGCATCCGCAGTTGAGAGGGCGCGCAGTGTTGGTCCAGATTAATAACCCACCAAGGAGTGAAGGAAAGGATGTGCAGGAGGTTCAGGATGAAATAGGGTCAATCTCTAAAAGAATTAATGAACGTTTTGGAAGACCTGGATACCAGCCCATTGTGTTGATCAATCGCACTGTACCAACCTATGAAAAGGCTGCTTTTTATGCAGTAGCCGAATGTTGTGTGGTGAATCCAGTAAGGGACGGCATGAATTTGGTTCCATACGAATACACAGTCTACAGACAGCTGAGTTCAGCATTAGCAGATGCTCCAAAGAAAAGTATGATAATTGTTTCAGAGTTCATTGGGTGCTCTCCATCTCTTAGTGGTGCTATTCGAGTTAATCCATGGAATGTGAATGCTGTGGCAGAGGCAATAAATTCAGCCATCACAATGTCAGACACTGAGAAACAATTACGGCACGAAAAGCATTACAAGTATGTTAGTTCTCATGACGTTCCATATTGGGCAAGGTCGTTTGATCAGGACTTGcaacgtgcttgtagagagcatTTCAATAGGAGGTGTTGGGGGATTGGGTTTGGAATGAGCTTCAGAGTTGTTGCTCTTGGCCCTACCTTTAGGAAACTATCTGTTGAGCATATTGTTGGCTCGTATCAAAAGACAAACAGTAGGCTCATCTTACTTGATTATGATGGAACAATGATACCACAGTCATCTATTGATAAGAAGCCAAGCTATGAAGTTATTTCCATAATAAATAGATTATGCACTGACCCTAAGAATGTTGTTTTCTTGGTCAGTGGTAGAGGGAAAGATGAGTTGAGCAAATGGTTTGCCCCCTGTGAGAAATTGGGGATCTCTGCAGAGCATGGATATTTCACCAG GTGGAAGAGGGATGCACCATGGGAATCTTGCATGTTAGCTGCAGACTTTAATTGGAAGAAAATGGCAGAACCTGTCATGAGACTTTACATGGAGGCTACGGATGGATCTGCCATAGAACATAAAGAAAGTGGGCTAGTGTGGCATCATCAAGAAGCAGATCCTGATTTTGGGTCATGCCAAGCAAAGGAGCTCCTTGATCATCTTGAGAATGTGCTTGCCAATGAACCCGTAGTTGTGAAAAGGGGCCAACATATTGTAGAAGTGAACCCACAG GGTATAGGCAAAGGTATAGTGGTGGAAAATCTCATGGCAACCGTGTCAAGCACTGGAAAGGCACTGGATTTTCTTCTATGCATTGGGGATGACCGGTCAGATGAAGACATGTTTGAGAGCATTAGCAGTTACATAAATGATCCATCGGTCCTCGCAATTAGAGAAGTCTTTGCATGCACAGTTGGTCAAAAACCAAGCAAGGCTAAGTATTATCTCGATGATACAGTAGAGGTTATAAAATTGCTTCAAGGTCTTGGCAATGCATCATGTGTGCAACCGCCCACATCTGAACAGCTTCCAGTCGCATTTGAAGGTTCTTTCTAA